A segment of the Lolium perenne isolate Kyuss_39 chromosome 3, Kyuss_2.0, whole genome shotgun sequence genome:
CGCTTGACCTCCACATGTAGGCACCATCAAGACCTCGACGCGACAGAGGTCCATATGCCGAGGTGGGCCGATGGCGAGCGGCCACATGTGCGGCCGGCGGCAGCCGTGGGGGAGGTGACGGGCGGCCAGGGGACGAGGGGAGATTTTATAATATGCCACACATTACTTGGAACCTTTATAATTTACCATACATTACTTAGGCTTTTACTATTTGCCACACATTAGACTAATTTATTTATAATTTGCCATTTTTCCTTTTTTATAGATCTATTCATTTTTCAACTCCAAAATATATTGCAGCATACAGTATACTACCGCTTGGGCCAATATTACAGTGTCTCATCAATCGATCGATCTTATATAGCGAGGAAGAAGAGAGCAACCCGAAAATAGATGATCTGGGCAGGAGAGCCGCAACTGACACCCACCGCCAGCCGGACAAATACGGACGCAGCCATGATCGCCAGCTATTCCCCCGTGCATGCCCTCCGCCATTCTAGCGCCGCGTCGAGCTCCTCCCACCCACCGCGGCCGCCGCCAAGCGCCACCATGGCGCCATCTTGGTCGTCCCCGCCGGCCCCAGGACCACGCCTCGAGGAGCTCCGCTGCCTCCATGCCTTGTCTCTATGGCGCCTACCCTGGGCTAGCTTGCTTTGGCTCGGCCGGCCACAGGGACGAGCGCTGGCATGGCGGCCGGCCGGCTTGGATCCTGGCGTGTGGGTGCTCTAGGGCACCGCAGCGACGTTCGTGTCGGCGGCGCTGGACTGGGAGAGGGGAATCAGCCATTGGTCGAGCTAGTTCATTGCCGGCGTTACTCATTGGAGCGGTTCGGTCGATCGATTCGGTTTGCAGCCGCAGAGCTGTATTCTGCAGTGTATTTTGGAGTTGGAAAAAATGAATTGTTCTGTAAAAGAACAAAAAATGCAAATTATAAAGAAGTTAGTCTAATACTCCGTATGTGGCAAATAGTAAAAGCCTAAGTAATGTGTGGCAAACTATAGAGATTCCAAATAATGTGTGGCATATTATAAAATCTCCCGGGGACGAGGGGGTTGCGTGGGAAGAAGAAGGTAGGTGGAAGGGAAAAAAGAATTTAAAAATTAAGAAAATGCTAACATGTGAGCCTATTAGTGGAATATTTAAAATATGTTTTTAccgttttcttttgctgtttctacTCCACACGACACATTTTAAACCCTTAAATCGTGTTTACCATATCTTTTATAAGTGATTTGCTCTTAGACAACCTTAAAGAGTGAGGGTGTCCTACAGGACGCGGATTATTTTCATGGGATAGTAATGAGGATTTCTACGCTAAAAAACAACTATGCTCGGTTAAAAATGGAACTATGCTCGACAACATGGTTATCAGTGTGCTTTGAGCTTCAGGGAAACTCCTTGCGATTCAGCCATCCACCAAGGAATTTCTGGTGGGAAATATCATTATTGTGACGTCAGCATGAAGAACTTTGATTTCACATTCGCTTGAACTAATCAAACGATCAGTCATATGACTTGTTGGCACAGAAGTAGGTGATGTTTCAAAGATAGGTGCTAAAACTGAAGAGATCGGCATAAAAGAGAACACCGAGAAGCAGATAATGTTCACTCGATAAACGAACAAGGAGATCGTAGGGCATGATAGCAAAGATGATAATGAATTAAAGACCGCCACAACCAAAAGGCTGAATAGCACCGTAGTTGAGAACTGAATGTGATTCAGATGTTAAGTTATGAACCAAAGGGCGACAAGAATGTTCAGAAATAGTTACAGCTGAGCATGGCTGGGAACATGGGATGCAAAAGGCAAAACTTACAACTGGAATATAGAGTGCCTTAAATTGCAGTGCAATCAAAATTTCGTCCCAGTGGGTGAGTTCGTCTTTGTGCAGAGAATCTTCCTTCCTCTGTCACGTCTACGCTTGAGGACCTTCCTTCCAGCAGTAGTCCGCATCCGCCTGCGGAAACCATGCACGCGGGCAAGTGACTTCCTAGACCTTGATCTTTTGGTCAAGCAGAGGGCAGCCTTTCCAGCCCTGATCTGCAGGCCACGCGATCTTCCGGTTGTCAATCTGTTGTAGCTGAACTCAATTCCCAAAGATGAACCTGGTATACATGGTGATGAAATATGAACATACATAATGTCCCATAGACTGGATATAGCTTTGTGAATTTGATAACGAGAACAATGCATAGTATAAGTTATTTGTTGTACGTTCTAAGGGAAATATTTAGCTCTGTTTGCCGTGAAGGTATTTTTTTGCGCTTGAAAAGGTCCAACTATCTATTTAATTGGTTCCAACTATATATTTAATTGGTTCATCTAATATTCTTATGTGACACTATTGTGCTGTTCGAGAAACATTTCAGTTTTGCTTTAGGTGGTACACAAATTGGTTGCGATTGAAGTGGTATCTAAGCTTTCTCTTCAGCCGTCCACACAAAAATAGGTCCTACGGTTTCAACTGTGTGATTTGCTTCGTAAATCTTAAGTAAAGAAAACAATATTCCAGTTAAATGTAATAGAAGTTTTGAGATATTACAATTAATTTCTATCTGATTCAGGGCTCTAAGATCTGGAACTCTGATGCATATACTATGGTTTACATATCATATAGTATTGTTGAGAATAACAGGACATTGAGTACAAAAATAATACTTTGACCTCGAATATCATACTAAGTTTAATTTACTCAAACTGATCGCTAAACATTGTCAGTAAAAATATCAGTTTCATTTTCCGAAACCGAAAAAAAAGTTCCACATCTTAAGTTAAATGTGTCTCAAATGAACAACTTAATCTAATTTTGCCTGTGGAGTAGTGGGGCGCCTGCCTGCCCACATATGCGCATGTATTTGGATCATAACTAAAAATCATACTGAACTTTATCCAGGAATCTTTCTAAAGAATTCATCTGGTAAAACAGGTGGATGGCGGTGGGAGCTAATTCGGAAACCTTGGAGTCCTCGTGAGGGGTTTGATTAGCAAAAATTGCAGTTTGATTTATGTGACTACAAAGTGAACACCACCAGGAGGATTGCCAGGTGGAGTCGGCATAAGGAGAAAGGAGGGGACTAAGGATGGACaactttggggggggggggggggtggggggggggggggggaactaAACTTCTCATTGCTTATCCTTTATTGATTGACTGCCAGACTTTTAACGTGTGCTTACAAGTTGGGCAAACAAATGATAACTTGCCTAACAAACAAAATAAGGAGTATTACTAGCACTAGCAGAGCCGTTGGGTGCTTCTTGCCCAGTTCTGGGAAGGAGCAATTACGGAGGTGCAACGTGGCTTTGGAGATCAAAGCAACAGAAGCTTTCCATATTGGTTGGTGCCGAAGAAGCAGAAGATCCAAGAGTTCAATTATCTGGTCAGCAAGATGGACTGACGATCGCCAAATGCTTTTTCGTTCCCAGATGCGTGGTTGTCAGTTGAAGATCCAGGAAAGATTATTTGAGCACCTCCTGGAGTCCACAAATTATGATATTTTCACAGTGATTTCTTAAAGAATGGTAGGGGGAACGGTGATACCATATCCTGATGTGTGGGTTTTCtttccctttttcttttggtgCTGTAAACGCTAAGGCCTGAACTGCAGCAAAACTTGGTTTCTCCTTTCAATGGAAAGGTGGAACCATGGCTGGGCCCTGTCAATCTAATTTTCATTTTACTATGTTCAGCTAATTTCCAGCCACGGAATATCCAGTGGTTTGTTGCAAGAGTGGTCGCACTCTAGGATCAGACATCCTATATTTCGTCAAATCATGTACATCGACCAACAGGGCCAGCAGTTTAGGAATTTACACTTGTCAGAGAAATGCTGGTGAATTATGATTTTCGGCTCATGTACATCAACCAACAAGGCCAGCATTTTAGGAATTTACACTTGTCAGACAAATGCTGGTGAAATTATGATTTTCGGCTGGGTGCATTTTCGTTCAACAAtctaaaccaaaaacagaaaatccTAATTTTTTTCACAGACACAACAAGTGAGATTGCGAGACTTCAAGAAGTATACAAATTCAGTTACTTCCGCTTGAAGTTGGAAATGTTCAAACAAATTTGTAGgttacttcctcttggagttaaaatgcTTAAACAAAATTTGTAGGTTACTTCGTCTTGAGTTTGGAAATGCTTAGACAAATTTTGTAGGGAAAATGACAGCAAAAGCTCAGGACAATACTACATGTACACACCGTTGTGCAACACCCAGAGTTCCATATGTTTCCCCCGCATTGCCATCGCAGATTCGCAATTCGCAGGTCACTTCCCACTAGGCCACTACCACTAGTCCCCCAAGCCAACGCAGAGCTAGAACAACAATACGAAGAAATCATACACAGATAAGGGGAATATGGTCACTCACCAGCGAATGAGGAGGCGGAAGTGAAGGCTAGCGATGCCGAGACCGCAGCCGAGAGCGACGTGCGGGAGGTGGAAGTGGACgacgtggaggaggaggaggaggagacgaaGGAGCTCCGGAGaaacgaggaggaggaagcgccCACCGGAGACGCCTTGCGAGGACGGAGGCCGCCGCCGATAGCCGCGGCCGAGATCCTCCCGGAGTGGAGCGAGAGGGACGCCATTGGAGAGGCCAGGGCAAGCGCCATGACTGGGGATGTCGGAGTGCGGAGCCTCTCAGTCCCGATGTTTTCCTTTCCTTTAtcttatgatgatgatgataatcttATCCATGTGAGTCTAGATGACTTGATTGGGCCTGCAGGCCCTCTTTAGGCCTATGGTTAGCCCATTGGTGGGCCTTCCTGTTTTTGGTGGcccttttttatgtttttttttaacTGGCCCTTTTTATGTGACCCTCAAAACAAAATGGAGTTGATTATAAGAAGAATGGATTTTTATAAAGAAACAAATAGATCTCCATGGGAAAACATAGCCACGCTTGCGTGTTTTCGCATTTTACTCATGACCATCCCAGGAAGTGCCCAAACAATGTCTACCATGTCCTATATCTGCATATATCATTAAAATTATTCAAAAAatatatttattattattattattaaacAGAGCAAAAGGTATCATACTTATTTTCTTGAACATAGGCAATACAAATCATACTCCACTAAGGAAACTTAAGAAAGAATTTAGCTCTGCCAGAGGACAGGCAGGAGAGAACTGATTGGATTCATTTCACATAAACTTAACAGCATAATATGTTAGCGAATTTGCATCTGTTTATCAACAAATGCCAGTATCTCATTCTTCACTAATACACCATGAGTTTTACAAAACTGAGACAGTCAGCTCAGCTTAATCTAAACTATATAGAGCAAGAAAACTAGCACGTGGAGTCTGACTTTCTATCACCAGGAAAATGcaatttcattgtacaaaacaattCAGAGACCCAAGCAGCACCTGCACCCCCGTCTGATGCCAACTCGAAGCTGTGCTGCCCAGATACAGCAATGCCGAGGCACAGTAAGGATACAGAGATGCCGCAACACATTGATTCTTGCAATTGCAAGTATCCACACGACATCTTGACTGGTACAGATGCACTTCGGAATCCTTCCTGCTAGGTTGTTTGTCACTTTTCGTGGTTAGGATACCTACAATCTGCCAAAAGAAAAGGAGCATGGCAATTTTAGTTGCTGTGCACAGGGAGTCAGCGACAGTCAGGACAACTGGATTAGCTAGAATAAGATGTGTGCAGTTGCCTTGCCTGCAGGCTGCAGCTGCCTTAGCGGAACTCTTCATGGAAGTAGTCCTCGTCGTCGCTGAAGTAAACACTACCATAAAATGCATAGGGGTTCTCAATCATCTCTTCCAACGTTAGCCTTCCATCATGATCTTTGTCAGCCTACATATTTTGGATAAAGCAATCATTAGTTCTGCCATCTCCAGGTAAGAAAAGACCTATTGCATGCTCATAAAAGGAATAGAATTGTCCTTTTGCCTGACCATGTATTACGCACGAAAGGAAAAATCTGATAGCTGCGGTTACTAGCTACCATAGGATTGTGACTGTTAAACTTCATGCACTCtagacaacacaaccaaaagcccaaactgatggaaagggctagtacAATCCGCTCATACACTTCACAACAGTGACCACCCCTGGTCGAGAACCTCTAGGGGTTTGGCAACATAAACATATAAGAAAACAAACCGCTGCTTCACCATGTAAGTTTACTTCCTAATCTAACAAATTAGCACTTGGAAGAACTTCAGAGACCCTTCAATATCATTAATTATGCACATAAAGATATAACAGCAGCCTTCTAATGTACCTACAAGTCTTCACCTAGTATCTTACACAAAACATGTAGTATAATAAACAGAGATATTCCAAGGTCTCAAAAGACAACAGAAATGAAGAGCTCCAGGGCCAAAAGCCAAATCAAACCTCTGATATAGCATGGGTGGCTTGCTGTCTGGCATAATAGCGTTCTGACAGATGGAGCTTATCAAGAATCGGTTCTAGTTCACGCTCTGAAATAAACCTACATGAGCAAAGAGTTATGTTCAAATGCATAGAAAGAGAAGTTGGTGATAACTTCGGTAAGAAATTTCATCACTTGAACTCTTTAATCAAAGTTCCACATCATTACCCGTCATTATCTTTGTCAAGTTTGGAAAACCGCTCCTTTGCGATTGTCATGTTCCCAATATGAGAAATCTCTGCGTTCTCATCATCATAACCATGAATATGGTCATGTAGCCCATGAAAGTATTCTTCGAAGGTTAGCTTTCCATCACCATCTTTATCCCTCTGCCTGGACATGGCATATGGGTAAGGAATGACAAATGGTAATTTTAGGACCTGTGAGTGCTCCCTTACAATTACATAGCTAATGAAATATGAAAGGAATGTTCACCTCCCAAAAAAAAACACTTGTGATACAAGATTCGCAACATTTCAGACACAACAGAAAATATGAATAGTCATTCAATAGGTTCTTTAGTCTTTACATCTAACATGGAGTTGCCCCGTCTTGAAGTGGTTTTAACTTAACCGTGTGACCTGCTGTTATTAGATGATGTGGTGTATGCTTATAGGTCTACAGTGTACTTCTTTAGCACTTAATTTAAAAGGACAAAGAATATGTTTGTGACACAGGTGCGGTAGAGTTATTTGGTTTCAGTAGTCCCAAATGACTTATTTAAGGGACAAACAACGTATCAGCTGAGGCTACCGGACCACCGAAAACGAGATATCATGATATTCACGAGACATGGGCCATGTTAGACAATTTTGTCATGACCACTATTCCCGCATCACTGAACCAAACAAGCCCTTGATGTTTAACTGTCACACCATCCAATGAATGATTCAAATGATCTATATAGTAGATGATTTAATCTGAATTAATGTACTGCCAGGAAATGAGGACAGTCATGAGATACTTATCAATGCTACTGCTTTAATCTGCATTAAGCAGGAAATCAGGATTACCAATTACTGAATGTTGTAGTAGGTTCCTAGTTTAAACACAAAAATCCTCTAGAACCATCATTCCATTATCTACTATCTAGTAGCGAGCACCAGGAAATCAAGATTGCCACGAGGAAGAATTTACCTTAGTTCTTGTCTGCAGAGCAAGTTGATCACTTTAGGATTATCTGAATCACTTGGATTAAGGAAGCTGCAGTACAACAATGCAGGAAACATTAATGAACAATCAAGAACCATAAGAAAAAAATTGATCTTTGGTGTATACAGTAGTACAGCTGAAATGAATGCATACTCGTGAAACTCCGCTTTATTCAGGAAACCATCTTCGTTGGCATCTGAAGCATTGAAGTGCTCCTCTTTCCACCACGGAAACCCCAATGAATTGCCCTCTCCTGGAAATCATCAATCGGTAAGCTAGTTAGTATTGTGTTGTTATTTTGACATTAATAATTTTTTCGTCTTGCTGAGTTGCTGTGCAAATAAATGAAGGAATGGTTgagtaataattgttgccacattacCATGGGACTCTTTGCGCAGCTTCTGAAAGTCCCCAAAGGAGACGATCCCGTCGCCGTTCTTGTCGTAGAGCTCCATCTCCCTGGCAGAGCGATGGAGCTGGTCGCCCCTTGCCTGCTCGAGATTCCACCTGATGAGCTCGTGGAGGGAGACGAAGCCGTCTTGCGGGTCAAGGTCGATCTTGGGGAAAAGCGCCCGGATGCGGTCAGAGACGTTGAAGCGATCGTCGTCATTGAtgaagtcctcctcctccttgaggaACTCCTCCCAGTCCTTCATGTGGTCGTCCTTCTCGTCTCCGTCGCCGTGGAGGAGGCGGTAGTGCTCGCGCTCCCATTCCTTGTCCTCCAGCCGCCGCTCCAGCTCGGCGATGGCCGGGTCGAAGGGCGCCGCACGGTGGTTCTGCCCCCCGCTTCCTCCGGATTCGCCGGTTCCGTAGGAAGAAGCGACAGCGGCGGAGTTCTTGGGGTGGAGCTTGAGGCGGCGGTGGGGGCTGCGACCGTGGGGCTGGAGGCTGGGGGAGTAAGATGACAGGAGTATGAACATGAGTAATGAAATGGTGGCCACGCAGAGGAGGAGGACCACGACCGGAGACTTCCGTCCcggcgcggcggcggccgccggTGTCATCGCCGGAGACGAGGGGGGACGAGCGAGGGGTCGGTCGGTTTACGGGTCGGAGATTTGGACCCGCTTAACTTAGTGCTGGTGCATAACGGGTCGCGTGAGGATAATAAATTAGCTAGTCTCTTCGCGATGACGCGAAAGTGCTGGCTGTGCCAATCGCCTCCCGACACGTGTACTGCATGAGCATTTGCACGCCTTCGACATGGACTCACGATGTGCTAGTAAACCATTAATTATTGTTACTGCTAATACTACTTGCTTGTTCcaaacacagtacaatcataaCAACAGGTAGCATATGTAACTCTTGGCAAAAACATTCGTATGGCAACACAAGCCTCCTCATATATAGCACGAGCTActgtctgaataaaagcaacattTCTCATATGGTGGATTGGTTAGGTGCTCAAATATGGCCCTTCTGCCACAAAACAGGGCTGCGGAAAAGTAGCATTGGGTTCAACTAGTTCCACATCACCATCTGATCCTCAAATTGTTTGGTCCATTCGGAGACGCCCCCGGCATAGCAGCCTGATCAGATCATGTTTTCAGTGGAGCTTTCTTCACCCTGTCAGATATCCGATCAGGTGCATTCGTGTGCGACTTGAAACGGCCTCGCCCGCCTTCATCCGTTTCCTGCAAGTTGCAGATCACATGTTTAGCATCGCTGCAGCAATTGTTAAGCGTCCAAATACACTTGTACTGAAACTCTGCGTAGCAGGTAATAACCTTCTTCTTTACTATCTGGACGACATCCTCATCTTGCAGACCATGGCTAAGACCACAATGCTGTGGATAGTGCCTAGCGCTGACTCCCCACACAAGCACATACTTCACATCCTTAAGCAAGCTCCTATGGATATGATTACAGAAGTCTTCAACTGTGCAACCACCCCTATCCTGAGGTATCACAAAACCAGAGCCATCAAACAGTCTGTGCTACTTCTTAGATGCAGCAGTCAGTATAACGCACGAGAGAAAGAGAGGTAAAAGACATACGGTAGAAAGAACAACTGGATCTCCGAAATCAGGCTGCTGACCCTGTGGCTTTGTGTACACTCTCACCAGACCCATTTCCTCCCACATTCTCGCTAATAGCCTGTCCAAGTTCAACTGTAAACAAGGAATAGTTTCAGTGTTACAATGGCGTGCACATACACAACACAAGTGAGCATACGGAAGTTTCATGAAGGATGGAGCATACCTGCATATTGCAACTGATCACAAGTGAATTTGGTTGCCTAGCAAGGTTATCCACATCATCAATACCGACAACATCAATCTTGTTGTATACATAAACACACTTGATATACTTCCGGTTTCCTTCAATGACATCAATGAAATCATCCACGGTAGCATCCTCACGGAATAACACCTAAAGTAAGCCAAATGATTTGAGTTAATTGAAAAGGCGAGCACATGACACACTAGCACACACGCACGGACCTCTGCATTATGAATTTTATACTCATGCAATATCTGATAGCAGAGTTTTTCATCAATATGAGTTAAAGGCGCCGTGCTGTTGAAACTAATCCCACCAGTCTTCTTCCTCTTGAAGTATATCTGTTTGTACACAAAGAAGTGATTCATcctccaagaaaaagaaagaataaGTGCATGTGTAAAGTTCTTTGTAATCAGCAGAAAGTGATTAACAGAAACTACCGAGACCCTCAGACCTCATTTAGGAGAAAGCTATTGGACGTGTCGTAAGACTAActcatagagctggttaaaacaGTTACAAAAAATTATCACATACCTAACTAGTTGTGTTGGATGTTCAAAAAAGGCGATCCAGAACCTCAACAACTACCCGTACTATACCAACCGCTTTTTAGCCTATCTTCCTTCATCTCCACAATCCAACTAAATTTTGTGTAAGTTTTGTACACGGTTATAATAAATACACTGTCATTTCTAATAAAAGATGGTATAACTTCAGCACAGAATACAAAATAAAatcagagtttgttgatgatacaTTATGAGCTTTATGTACGATCATTTGAATACATGCTTGCAACTCCTTTAAACAGTGTACTTTTTTCTAAATAATAATCGATTCTGAAGTTCGCGAATTAACAGATGTCCCTGTTGTATCAAGGATACAAGGAAGGAGCAAGGTGTACGCATTAGACATACAAACTTTGCGCATTCCTTGAGCTTTGTGCTTGGAAACACTTTCCCATCACCCATACACACACAAAAGAGTCAATTCAATTTTGGATTAAAGCTCAATTATACATCCAATCAGATAATCAGATCTATGTGAAAATTGAGTTGAGCACAACAAATAACTTCGATGCTGCATAGATTATCTTTTTGGATAGTTGTTTTATGTCTTCTTGGGCTAGTCCTATTTCGCAATCACACCACGCGACCGAATTAATGTATACCTGAGGAGGCCTTTTGTTAAGGCGGAGGCCAACAGCTTCCAGTTCTCTAGTTAATATTTGGCGATGCCCTTCACTCTGAAAAGAAATATAGAACAAAAATCAAATAAAGCATTTGGAACTCAGGTAAAGCCTGGTCATGTGCAATCATCCCATAACAAGAGAAAGCTTCACCTATATAGATTTTATTTCATATAGTTTTTTAAAGAACATTAGCACTCAAACGCTTCATGTACATAAAGATTTTGAGAAGTTTCAAGTACCTGTACCATTACTTACAGAATAAAGATGGCACATAAAACTATTCTAGAATTTAGCAATATCTCAGCAGATATACAAACATGATGAATTTAACTGAACTGGGAATTTAACATGCTATTAAATATTACAGGCTTTTGCTCTAGACACAATGAAAAAATCTAATTGAGAACATGCATCCCAATCACTCCCTCCTTCCCAATATCTAAAGTGCATTGGCTTTTCCACTAACTCCCATTATGTTAtgagtgttttttttttttttgctttgcttTCTTCCATTTCTGCCCCTTCCACACAACACCCCTCTTGCAGTCATGGACGAGCCGTACCCATTTTTTCAGATTGTAACAGATCGACATCGCATTTTTCTTGACAGCTAACAGGTATGGGGCAAAAGAGTTTGGCGAGGACTTGGTTCAGCACGGCAGGCAAGGACGCGATATCAGTGAGGACGCGTGGTTAATATTAATCAGCCAAGTCCGTGCTAGCAATACCATAAAAGTGTCCCTTTAAACATTTTGTGTTACTGATCTTATCACTTTCAAGACTATAAAAAGTTGCATTAGAACTCCTTGAATGATCACCA
Coding sequences within it:
- the LOC127342703 gene encoding developmentally-regulated G-protein 1, which produces MGILERIKEIEAEMARTQKNKATEYHLGQLKAKIAKLRTQLLEPPKGASAGGEGFEVTKFGHGRVALIGFPSVGKSTLLTMLTGTHSEAASYEFTTLTCIPGIIHYNDTKIQLLDLPGIIEGASEGKGRGRQVIAVAKSSDLVLMVLDASKSEGHRQILTRELEAVGLRLNKRPPQIYFKRKKTGGISFNSTAPLTHIDEKLCYQILHEYKIHNAEVLFREDATVDDFIDVIEGNRKYIKCVYVYNKIDVVGIDDVDNLARQPNSLVISCNMQLNLDRLLARMWEEMGLVRVYTKPQGQQPDFGDPVVLSTDRGGCTVEDFCNHIHRSLLKDVKYVLVWGVSARHYPQHCGLSHGLQDEDVVQIVKKKETDEGGRGRFKSHTNAPDRISDRVKKAPLKT
- the LOC127342702 gene encoding large ribosomal subunit protein bL34c produces the protein MALALASPMASLSLHSGRISAAAIGGGLRPRKASPVGASSSSFLRSSFVSSSSSSTSSTSTSRTSLSAAVSASLAFTSASSFAGSSLGIEFSYNRLTTGRSRGLQIRAGKAALCLTKRSRSRKSLARVHGFRRRMRTTAGRKVLKRRRDRGRKILCTKTNSPTGTKF
- the LOC127342704 gene encoding uncharacterized protein, yielding MTPAAAAAPGRKSPVVVLLLCVATISLLMFILLSSYSPSLQPHGRSPHRRLKLHPKNSAAVASSYGTGESGGSGGQNHRAAPFDPAIAELERRLEDKEWEREHYRLLHGDGDEKDDHMKDWEEFLKEEEDFINDDDRFNVSDRIRALFPKIDLDPQDGFVSLHELIRWNLEQARGDQLHRSAREMELYDKNGDGIVSFGDFQKLRKESHGEGNSLGFPWWKEEHFNASDANEDGFLNKAEFHDFLNPSDSDNPKVINLLCRQELRQRDKDGDGKLTFEEYFHGLHDHIHGYDDENAEISHIGNMTIAKERFSKLDKDNDGFISERELEPILDKLHLSERYYARQQATHAISEADKDHDGRLTLEEMIENPYAFYGSVYFSDDEDYFHEEFR